The genome window CGCTGCGCGTCGGGGATCCCGCGGAACTCCGGGGTGCCGTCGACGAGCTGGGTGAGCACCTGTCCGGGCGAGATGGCTTCGCGCAGCTTGGCGACCGCCCTGGGCACGATCTCGGTGCGGAGGTAGTCGAGGTCGTCGTTCTGCGAGGCGATCCGCCGCTCCAGGAAGGCGGTGCGCTCCGCGCAGTCGGCGCGCAGCGCACGCAGGGCGCGTTCGCGGTGGACCGCCACGGCCGCGACGGCGGTCACCAGGACCGTGGCGATGGCCCCGCACCAGCCGACGGCGGTCCGGGCCGGCCCGGTGAGCACGGCGACGGCGGCCCCCGTCGCCGCGCACATCAGTATGAACGGCACCAACAGAACGCGTGCGTAGGGAAGTTCACGGCCACCGGGAGGCGATTGAACACTCACCATGTATGCCCTCTGAGACGGAATCGGCTGGATCGGGGGTGCTTACGAAAAAAAGACGGGTAGGTACCGGATCGGAACGGGGTGACAACTGGATCTTCGGTATGTTTGGGAACAGGCGCACGAATACACCTCAACTCGGTGCGCCGCGGGCGAGCTTAGTCCGACCGGATCATCGCTATGTCATATTCGGCAAGCACCTGAAATGCCCCGCGCGTCAGGAGTACGCTCGGCATTTTTCATACGGTGTGCTGCGATTCGAACACACACTGTCACGGCGTACGGGCAGGCGAGAGAGGTCCCCCGCCCAGGTGAATTCCCCTGTGCCAGTGGACTGGTGGACTTGATGACCCGAGGCCCCGAGGCCCCGAGGCCCTTGGGAGCGCCTCAGACTCCGGCGATGCGCAGCGCCGCGTCCGCCGTGGCCTCCGCGAAGACGGACACCGGGCGGTCCGGGTCGGAGCGGTGGACCAGGATGACGCCCTCGATCAGCCCGAAGACCAGATCCGTCCGCAGATCCAGCTCACCCTTGGCGAGGCCGGAGCCCGCACGGGTGGCGGCGATCAACTGCCGGTAGGTGTCCTTGAGTTCGGAGCGCACGGCATGGAAGCCTGCGAACCGCTCGGAGCGCACCTCCGGCAGCAGGTAGAGGCCGCCCAGGTTGTGCGGGCCCCCGCAGAGCAGCTCGACGTCGGTGCGGCACAGCTCCCACAACCGGTCCTCGGCCGGAGCGGTGTCGTCGGCGAGCAGGTCGCGCGCACAGGACAGCGAGGGCGTGACGGTGGACTCCAGCAGCTCGGCGAGCAGTTCCTCCTTGCCGGACACGTAGTGGTACATGGAGGCCTGCCGCATACCGGCCCGCTCGGCCACGGCGCGCGTGGTGGTCGCGGCATACCCGCGAGTGGTGAACAACTCGGCGGCGGCCGTGAGGAGCTCGTCGCGCGGCGACAGTCCGCTGTCGGGCCGCCGCTCCGCCCGCGGCCTGCCGACCCGCCGCCCACCACCGGTTCCCATGCGGTCGATCCTCGCACATGACGCCGTACGGCGATCTGGGCGCGGTGCGACGACGGGCCTGCCCGGCGTCCGCCGTGAGGGACCGGAAACCAACCGGCAACGCCCGGGACACGGCGACGACCCGGTCCCCGCCTAATTTCTGTCGAGCGACAGAAATCGCCGCAGCAGTCACCCGACCCCGAAAGGTCCCGCGATGGCGACAGCGACCACCTACGGAGCACGCGACCACGCCCGGGCACAGGAGGGCGCCCGAGCCGAAGCCATGCCCGTCGTGCCGGCGAGCGCCTGGCCGGCGCCGCCCTGTGAGGCGGGCCACCTGGTGTGGGCGGAGACCGTGGCGGGCGGCAACTACACGCACCGCGTGCTGGCCCGCGGCACCGAGTTGCGGCTGACGGATCTGCTCGGCGACGCCTGCGCCCATCTGCTGCTGTTCGTCGCCGACCGCCCGTGGGAGCGGCTGAACGTGGCCGACACGGTCAAGGTGCAGTGGAACGCGTATCTCGGTGAGGGGCGCCTGCTCCTGTCCGACCAGGGCCGCGTCCTCGCATCGGTCGTCGCGGACACCTCCGGTCGGCACGACGCCCTGTGCGGCACCTCCACGCTCGTCCGCAACACCGAGCGCTACGGGGACGGCACCCCGCAGTCCGCGTCCCCCGCCGGACGCGAGTTGTTCAAGCTGGCCGCCGCGAAGAACGGGCTGGAGCCGCGCGACCTGCCGCCGTCGCTGTCGTTCTTCCAAGGCGTGGAGATCCGCGAGGACGGCGCCCTCGACTTCACGGGCTCCGCCGGCCCGGGCGGCAGCGTCACCCTGCGAGCCGAGCAGGACGTCACGGTGCTCATCGCCAACGTCCCCCACCCGGTCGACCCGCGCCCGGACTACGTGTGCACCCCGCTGGAGGTCCTCGCCTGGCGCTCGGAGGCGACCCGCCCCGGCGACCAGCTGTGGGAGACCACCCCCGAGAGCCGCCGTGCCTTCCTGAACACCGCCGAATTCCTCGCCGCGAGGGGGCTCGCATGAAGAACGTGAAAACCGTCGTTCCGGCCCGTGCCGCCTGGTCGTCCGTCGTGCGCACCGGCGAGACGCTGACCGTCACCGACCTGTACGGCAACCAGGCCGTCGACTTCCTCGTCTACGACGCACACGACACGTCCGTGCGCTACAGCGCCCCCGACACGATCCAGGCGCAGGGCACCATCTTCCTGACCACGGGCAGTGTGCTGCTGTCCAACGAGCACACCCCGCTGATGACGGTCGTCGCGGACGACGTGGGCCGCCACGACACGGTCGGCGGCGCCTGCTCCAAGGAATCGAACACGCTGCGGTACGGCCACCACACCTGGTCGCAGCACGCCTGCGTGGACAACTTCCTGGCGGAGGGCGTCAAGTACGGCCTCGGCAAGCGCGACCTGGTGTCCAACATCAACTGGTACATGAACGTTCCCGTCGAGAAGGACGGCACCCTCGGCATCGTCGACGGCATCTCGGCCCCCGGCCTCTCGCTGACCCTGCGGGCGGAGCGGGACGTCCTCGTGCTCGTCTCCAACTGCCCCCAGATCAACAACCCGTGCAACGGTTTCGAGCCGACGGCGGTGGAGATGACGATCGAAGCGGGCCGGGGGGACGGCGCATGAGCTTCGACACGCTGCTGGTCGCCAACCGGGGCGAGATAGCCGTCCGGATCCTGCGCACGGCCCGCGAGCTCGGCCTGCGCACGGTCGCGGTGTACTCCGACGCGGACCGCTCGGCGCCCCACGTCCGACTCGCCGACCGGGCGGTACGGCTGGGCCCGGCGCCCGCGAGGGAGTCCTACCTCGATCCGGACCTGGTCCTGAAGGCCGCCAAGGACACGGACGCCGGGGCGATCCACCCCGGCTACGGCTTCCTGTCCGAGGACGCGGCGTTCGCGCGCCGCTGCGAGGACGCCGGGATCGTGTTCGTGGGCCCGACCCCCGAACAACTGGAGCTGTTCGGCACCAAGCACACCGCGCGGGCGGCGGCGTTGGCGGCGGGGGTACCGCTGGCCCCGGGCACGGGCCTGCTCGCCTCCCTGGACGAGGCGCTCGACCAGGCCGACACGATCGGCTACCCGGTGATGCTCAAGGCCACCGGCGGGGGCGGCGGCATCGGTATGTCGGCATGCCGATCCGCCGGCGAACTCACCGAGGCGTGGGAGCGGGTGCAGCGGGTCGCCGCCGCCTCCTTCTCCACGGCCGGTGTCTTCCTGGAGCGGCTCGTCGAGCACGCCCGCCATGTCGAGGTGCAGATCTTCGGGGACGGCGCGGGGAAGGTCGTCACCTTGGGCGACCGCGACTGCTCCCTCCAGCGCCGCAACCAGAAGGTCGTGGAGGAGGCACCGGCGCCGGAGCTCCCGCCCCGCATACGGCGGCGACTCACCGAATCAGCCCGTGACTTGTGCGCCTCCGTCGGCTACCGGTCCGCCGGCACCGTCGAGTTCGTGTACGACGCGGCCCGCGAGGAGGCGTACTTCCTGGAGGTCAACACCCGCCTCCAGGTCGAGCACCCGGTGACCGAGGAGGTGTACGGCGTCGACCTGGTCGCCTGGATGCTGCGCCTGGCGCGCGGCGACCACGGCGTCGTACGGGACCCGGGCGCGCCCCGCGGCCACGCCGTCGAGGCCCGCCTCTATGCCGAGGACCCCTCCCGCGACCACCGGCCCGGCGCCGGACTGCTCACCCGGGTCGAGTTCCCGCAGGGCGTGCGCGTGGACGGCTGGGTCGAGACGGGCACGGAGGTCACCACCTCCTACGACCCCCTGCTCGCCAAGGTGATCGCGTACGGCCCGGACCGGGAGCACGCGCTGCGGCGGCTGGACGAGGCCCTGGCCCGCACTCGGATCGACGGTATCGAGACCAACCTGGGCCAGATCCGGGCGGCCCTCGCGGCCGACGCCTTCCGGTCCGCCACGCACTCCACGGCGACCCTCGCAGGCGTCACGGACCCCACCCCGCGTATCGAGGTCGTGGCGGCCGGAACCCTCACCACCGTGCAGGACTGGCCGGGCCGCACCGGCTACTGGCAGGTCGGCGTGCCCCCGTGCGGCCCGATGGACGACCTGTCCTTCCGGCTCGGCAACCGGGCGCTCGGCAACGCGGAGGGAGCTCCCGGCCTGGAGTGCACGCTCCAGGGGCCGACCCTGCGCTTCACGCACGCCACCACCGTGTGCGTCACGGGCGCCCCGGCACCGGTCACGGTGGACGGCACGCCGGTCGCGCAGTGGGAGCCGGTGACGGTGCCGGCGGGCGCGGTCCTGGAGGTCGGGGCGCCCTCCGAGCACGGGCTGCGGACGTATGTGCTCTTCGCGGGCGGCGGCCTGGACGTGCCCGCCTTCCTCGGCAGCACGGCCACCTTCACCCTGGGCCGGTTCGGCGGCCACGGCGGCCGGGCGCTGCGCACGGGAGACGTCCTGCACGGCGGCACGGTGACGACGGGTTCCCCGGTGCCGGCCGCCGACCGCCCGGCCTTCACCTCGTCGTGGCTGCTGGGAGCGCTGGAAGGCCCCCACGCGGCACCGGAGTTCTTCACCGAGGACGACATCCACGACTTCTACGCCGCCGAGTGGAAGGCCCACTTCAACTCGGCCCGCACCGGAGTACGCCTGGTCGGCCCCAAGCCGCGCTGGGCTCGCCCGGACGGCGGCGAGGCGGGCCTGCACCCGTCCAACATCCACGACACGCCGTACTCGGTAGGCGCCGTCGACTACACGGGCGACATGCCGGTCCTGCTCGGGCCGGACGGCCCGTCGCTCGGCGGCTTCGTCTGCCCGGCGACCGTGCCCACCCGGGAACGCTGGAAGCTCGGCCAGCTGCGCCCGGGCGACACCGTCCGCTTCGCACCGCTGGCCGACGACGGCACGCCCCGGCCCGCCATCGTGGACGGCGGCGTACTGGCCCGGGACGGCGATGTGACATACCGGCGCAGCGGCGACGACAACCTGCTGGTCGAGTTCGGGCCCATGCGGCTGGACCTGGCGCTGCGGATGCGGGTGCACGCGCTGATGGAGGCGGTGTCGCAGGCGTGCCTGGACGGGGTCACCGATCTCACCCCCGGCATCCGCTCCCTCCAGATCCAGACCGACCCGCGCCGGCTCGCCCAACCCGAACTGCTCGCGTCCGTAAGAGAGCTGGTCGCGGCCCTGCCTCCCACCGACGAACTGGTCGTCCCGTCCCGCACGGTCCACCTCCCCCTGTCCTGGGACGACCCGGCCACCCGTGAGGCCATCGCCCGCTACATGGCGGGCGTCCGCGACGACGCTCCCTGGTGCCCTTGGAACATCGAGTTCATCCGTCGCGTCAACGGCCTGCAATCGGTGGAGGACGTCCACCGCACGGTCTTCGACGCCGAGTACCTGGTCCTGGGCCTGGGCGACGTCTACCTGGGCGCCCCGGTGGCCACACCGCTGGACCCGCGCCACCGCCTGGTGACCACGAAGTACAACCCGGCCCGCACCTGGACCGCCGAGAACTCGGTCGGCATCGGCGGCGCCTACCTGTGCGTGTACGGCATGGAGGGCCCCGGCGGCTACCAGTTCGTGGGCCGCACGACACAGGTCTGGTCGGGATGGCAGCAGCGGGGCGCCTTCGAGCCGGGCTCCCCGTGGCTGCTCCGCTTCTTCGACCGCATCAAGTGGTACCCGGTGAGCGCGGAGGAACTGCTCGAACTCCGCGCGGACATCGTCTCGGGCCGCTTCGTGCCGCGTATCGAGGAGGGCGTGTTCTCCCTGGCGGAGTACGAGGCGTTCCTCACCGGGAACGCCGCGGCGATCGCCGGGTTCAGGGCCCGTCAGCAGGCCGCCTTCGCCGCGGAACGCGCCGCCTGGGAGGCGTCGGGCGAGTTCGCCCGAGCGGAGACGACGACCGTACCCGCGGCGCGGTCCGAGGTGACGGTTCCGCCGGGCGGCCGGCTCGTGGAGGCCGACTTCGCCGCGTCCGTGTGGCAGGTGAACGTGGAGCCGGGCGACGAGGTGACGGCAGGACAGCCCCTGCTGGCCCTGGAGGCGATGAAGATGGAGTCGAGGGTGCACGCGCCGGTCGACGCCGTGGTGACGGAACTCCTCACCAAGCCGGGCGCCCAGGTGGAGGCGGGCACGCCACTACTGGTCCTCGCGCCACTGCAGCCCACGGCGCCATGAAACCCGGCCGGTGGTCTGCCGACCAACCCGCCTCAGCTCAGGAGCACACATGTCGACCCTCACCCGAGTCCGCCTCGCCTACGCGCGTGCGGAAACCGTCAACCGCCCCGAAATCTGGATCGATCTCCGCCCCAGGGAAGCGGTGGAGGCCGAAGCAAGCGCCGTTGACGCCCGAGTGGCCGCAGGCGAACACCTCCCCTTGGCCGGCAGGCTCTTCGCGGCGAAGGGCAACATCGACGTCGAGGGCCTGCCCACCACAGCAGGCTGCCCGGCCTACGCGTACACACCCGAAGAAGACGCCCCGGCCGTGGCACGCCTACGCGAAGCCGGCGCCATAGTGATCGGCACGACGAACCTGGACCAGTTCGCAACCGGTCTGGTGGGAACGCGCTCCCCCTACGGCGCTGTCCGCAACGCCTGCGATCCAGCAAGGATCAGCGGCGGCTCCAGTTCCGGCTCAGCCGTGGCGGTGGCGCTGGGCATCGTCGACTTCGCCCTGGGCACCGACACCGCGGGCTCCGGCCGCGTCCCGGCCGCCTTCAACGGCATCGTCGGCCTGAAGCCCACCCGTGGCCTCGTCCCCACGACCGGTGTCGTACCGGCCTGCGCCTCGATCGACTGCGTCACGGTGTTCGCCCGTACGCTCCCGGAGGCCGAGCAGGCCCTGGCCCACATGGCCGCACCGCCCGATCGCGCGCTCCCGCCGCTCCCCCAGCGGGCCCCGGGCCCGTGGCGCATCGCGGTCCCACCGCTCGCCGACCTCGGCGAACTGGACGAGGGCTGGGCGGAGGCCTACGACGCCACGGTCGCCCGGATCGCCGACGCGGGCGCCGAGGTGCGAAGCATCGACCTGGCTCCCTTCACGCAGGCGGCCGCGATGCTGTACGAGGGCGCGTTCGTGGCGGAGCGCTATACGGCGGTCGGGGGCTTTGTCGACAAGTTGATCGCCGAGGGTGGCGCGGGCCTCGACCCGACGGTCGCCGGCATCATCGCCCGCGCCCGCGACGTCCCGGCCCACCGGCTCTTCGCCGACCAGGCCGCCTGGCCGCGTTGCGGGCCCGTGCCCTGGCGGAACTGGCCGACGCGGATGCCCTGTTGCTGCCCACCGCCCCGGGCCACCCCACGCTCGCCGAGGTCGCCGCGGACCCGCTGGGCGTCAACGCCCGTCTGGGCCGCTTCACCAACTCCACGAACCTGTTCGATCTGGCGGCGGTGGCCGTACCGGCGGGCGAGGTGAACGGACTGCCGTTCGGCGTCATGCTGATCGGCCCGGCGTTCACGGACGAACGGCTGGCCCGGATCGCCCGAGTGCTGGAACCGGAGACGTCTGTGGCCGTGGTGGGCGCACACCTGTCGGGCAGCCCCTGAACCCCCAACTCCTGGCACTGGGCGCGCGGCTGGACCGTACGACGACCACGGCCCCCGTCTACCGCCTGCACGCCCTGCGCACCGACCCGCCGAAGCCGGGCCTGGTGCACGTCGGCGAGGGCGGAGCGGCGATCGAGACGGAGGTCTGGCGCCTGCCCGCAGAGGGGCTGGGCCGCCTGCTCACCGCTCTGCCCCGCCCGATGACGCTGGGCAGCGTGGAACTGGCGGATGGAAGCCGGGTCCCGGGCTTCTTGTGCGAACCCAGCGCCTTGACCGACACCGAGGACATCACGGAGTACGGCAGCTGGCGGACGTATGCAACTCGGAGGCAGGGTCAACAGGCCTGAAGGGGCGCGGGGGCTGTGACATGGCGCGGCTCCGCCGCGCGGGCGCGAGCAACCACGGACGACCCGCACCCGCCCGACTACTCTCACCCCACCGACGAGTAGGCGACAACACCCCGCAGCAACTGATCAACCGCCTTACGCGCGGCCTTGCCCACGGTCGAGCCCTCCACAGGAGAAGCCGCCGCGATCTGCCCCAGGACGTCGATCACCTGCTTGCACCACCGCACGAAGTCACCGGCCGGCATCTCCGCCTCGTTCAGGACCTCGTCCAGCCCCTTCCCGCTGGCCCACATGTACGCGGCCCAGGCGAACCCGAGGTCGGGTTCGCGCTGGCCGACGCCCTCGGTCTGGTTGATGCGGAACTCCTCCTCCAGGGCGTCCAGACGGCCCCAGATCCGTACCATCTCGCCGAGCGCGGCCTTGGCCTTGCCCGAGGGCAGCTTCGGCGCCATGGCGTCGTCGCCGACCCGGGCCTCGTACACCAACGCGGAGACGCACGCGGCGAGTTCGGCGGGGGCGAGACCCTCCCAGACGCGTTCGCGCAGGCATTCGCTGGCGAGCAGGTCGAGTTCGCCGTAGAGCCGGGCGAGCCGCTTGCCGTGCTCGGTCACCTCGTTGCCGCGCAGGTAGTCCAGTTCGGTGAGCAGCGCCACGATCCGGTCAAACGTACGCGCGATCGTGTTCGTCCGGCCCTCGATGCGGTGTTCCAGCTGCTTGGTGTCGCGCAGCAGCCGGTGGTAGCGCTCGGCCCAACGGGCGTGGTCCTCACGGTCGTTGCACCCGTGGCAGGGGTGGGCGCGGAGCGCGGAGCGCAGCCGGGCGATCTCACGGTCGTCGGCCGCCTGGGAGCGCCGCTTGCGGTGCCGCTCCGGCGGGATGTGCCCGGCCTTGGTGCGCAGCGCGGAGGCGAGGTCCCGGCGGGACTGCGGTGAGCGCGGGTTGAAGGACTTGGGGATCCGCATCCGCTCCAGCGGTTCGACGGGTACCGGGAAGTCGATCGCGGCCAGCCGCTTGACCTGCCGTTCGGCGGTGAGGACGAGCGGGCGCGGGCCGTCCTGGTACTCCAGGCCCCGGTGGCCGTTGGAGCGGCCGGCGGGCAGGCCGGGGTCGAGGACCAGGGCCAGGCCCGCGTACTTACCGGTGGGGACGTGGATGATGTCGCCTGGCTTGAGCTTCTCCAGGGCGACGACGGCCTCCGCGCGGCGCTGGGCGGCGCCCTGCCGGGCCAGCTCGGTCTCGCGATCCGTGAGCTGGCGGCGCAGCCGTGCGTACTCCTCGAAGTCCCCGAGGTGGCAGGTCATGGCCTCCTTGTAGCCCTCGAGGCCCTCTTCGTTGCGCTGCACCTGGCGGGAGATGCCGACGACCGACTTGTCTGCCTGGAACTGCGCGAAGGAGGTCTCGAGGAGTTCGCGGGAGCGGTGCCGGCCGAACTGTTCGACCAGGTTGACGGCCATGTTGTACGACGGCTTGAAGCTGGAGCGCAGCGGGTAGGTGCGCGTCCCGGCGAGGCCCGCGAGGTGCTCCGGGCTCATGCCGCGCTGCCACAGCACCACCGCGTGGCCCTCGACGTCGATGCCGCGGCGGCCGGCGCGGCCGGTGAGCTGGGTGTACTCGCCGGGGGTGATGTCGGCGTGCTGTTCGCCGTTCCACTTGACGAGCTTTTCCAGCACCACGGAGCGCGCGGGCATGTTGATGCCGAGCGCGAGGGTCTCGGTGGCGAACACGGCCTTCACCAGGCCGCGGACGAACAGTTCCTCGACGACCTCCTTGAACGTGGGCAGCATGCCCGCGTGGTGGGCCGCTATGCCGCGTTCGAGGCCTTCCAGCCACTCGTAGTAGCCGAGGACGTGCAGGTCCTCGGGAGGGATGGAGGCCGTGCGCTCCTCGACGAGGGCGCGCACCTGTTCCCGCGACTCCTCGTCGTTGAGCCTGAGGCCGGCGTAGAGGCACTGCTGGACGGCGGCCTCGCAGGCGGCGCGGCTGAAGATGAACGTGATCGCGGGCAGCAGGCCCTCGGCGTCCAGCCGTTCGATGACCTCGGGCCGGCTCGGTGTCCACACCCGGGCGCGCTGTCTGCGCTCCCGTTCGCGGTCGGCCTCGCGCATGGCACGGCCACGCCTGCGGTCCTGGAACATGGGGCGGCTGGCCTCCATGCGGGCCAGGCGCGTGAGGTCGGGGTTGACGGCCTTCCGGTGCCCCTCGCCCTCCTCGAACAGGTCGTACATCCGGCGGCCGGCCAGCACGTGCTGGAACAGCGGCACGGGCCGGTGCTCGGAGACGATCACTTCCGTGTCGCCGCGGACGGTGTCCAGCCAGTCGCCGAACTCCTCCGCGTTGGACACGGTCGCCGACAGCGACACCAGCGTCACCGACTCGGGGAGGTGGATGATCACTTCCTCCCAGACGGCGCCGCGGAAGCGGTCGGAGAGGTAGTGCACCTCGTCCATGACGACATAGCCGAGGCCGAGGAGGGTCTGCGAGCCCGCGTACAGCATGTTCCGCAGGACCTCGGTGGTCATCACGACGATCGGCGCGTCGGAGTTGACGCTGTTGTCGCCGGTGAGGAGGCCGACCTTCTGTGTGCCGTAGCGGCGGCACAGGTCGTTGTACTTCTGGTTCGACAGCGCCTTGATGGGTGTCGTGTAGAAGCACTTCTTGCCCTGTTTGAGGGCGAGGTGGACGGCGAACTCGCCGACGATCGTCTTGCCGGAGCCGGTGGGCGCGGCCACCAGCACGCCCTTGCCGGCCTCGAGCGACTCACAGGCCTCGATCTGGAAG of Streptomyces cynarae contains these proteins:
- a CDS encoding TetR/AcrR family transcriptional regulator, with the protein product MGTGGGRRVGRPRAERRPDSGLSPRDELLTAAAELFTTRGYAATTTRAVAERAGMRQASMYHYVSGKEELLAELLESTVTPSLSCARDLLADDTAPAEDRLWELCRTDVELLCGGPHNLGGLYLLPEVRSERFAGFHAVRSELKDTYRQLIAATRAGSGLAKGELDLRTDLVFGLIEGVILVHRSDPDRPVSVFAEATADAALRIAGV
- a CDS encoding urea amidolyase associated protein UAAP1, with amino-acid sequence MATATTYGARDHARAQEGARAEAMPVVPASAWPAPPCEAGHLVWAETVAGGNYTHRVLARGTELRLTDLLGDACAHLLLFVADRPWERLNVADTVKVQWNAYLGEGRLLLSDQGRVLASVVADTSGRHDALCGTSTLVRNTERYGDGTPQSASPAGRELFKLAAAKNGLEPRDLPPSLSFFQGVEIREDGALDFTGSAGPGGSVTLRAEQDVTVLIANVPHPVDPRPDYVCTPLEVLAWRSEATRPGDQLWETTPESRRAFLNTAEFLAARGLA
- a CDS encoding urea amidolyase associated protein UAAP2 — translated: MKNVKTVVPARAAWSSVVRTGETLTVTDLYGNQAVDFLVYDAHDTSVRYSAPDTIQAQGTIFLTTGSVLLSNEHTPLMTVVADDVGRHDTVGGACSKESNTLRYGHHTWSQHACVDNFLAEGVKYGLGKRDLVSNINWYMNVPVEKDGTLGIVDGISAPGLSLTLRAERDVLVLVSNCPQINNPCNGFEPTAVEMTIEAGRGDGA
- a CDS encoding 5-oxoprolinase/urea amidolyase family protein; translation: MSFDTLLVANRGEIAVRILRTARELGLRTVAVYSDADRSAPHVRLADRAVRLGPAPARESYLDPDLVLKAAKDTDAGAIHPGYGFLSEDAAFARRCEDAGIVFVGPTPEQLELFGTKHTARAAALAAGVPLAPGTGLLASLDEALDQADTIGYPVMLKATGGGGGIGMSACRSAGELTEAWERVQRVAAASFSTAGVFLERLVEHARHVEVQIFGDGAGKVVTLGDRDCSLQRRNQKVVEEAPAPELPPRIRRRLTESARDLCASVGYRSAGTVEFVYDAAREEAYFLEVNTRLQVEHPVTEEVYGVDLVAWMLRLARGDHGVVRDPGAPRGHAVEARLYAEDPSRDHRPGAGLLTRVEFPQGVRVDGWVETGTEVTTSYDPLLAKVIAYGPDREHALRRLDEALARTRIDGIETNLGQIRAALAADAFRSATHSTATLAGVTDPTPRIEVVAAGTLTTVQDWPGRTGYWQVGVPPCGPMDDLSFRLGNRALGNAEGAPGLECTLQGPTLRFTHATTVCVTGAPAPVTVDGTPVAQWEPVTVPAGAVLEVGAPSEHGLRTYVLFAGGGLDVPAFLGSTATFTLGRFGGHGGRALRTGDVLHGGTVTTGSPVPAADRPAFTSSWLLGALEGPHAAPEFFTEDDIHDFYAAEWKAHFNSARTGVRLVGPKPRWARPDGGEAGLHPSNIHDTPYSVGAVDYTGDMPVLLGPDGPSLGGFVCPATVPTRERWKLGQLRPGDTVRFAPLADDGTPRPAIVDGGVLARDGDVTYRRSGDDNLLVEFGPMRLDLALRMRVHALMEAVSQACLDGVTDLTPGIRSLQIQTDPRRLAQPELLASVRELVAALPPTDELVVPSRTVHLPLSWDDPATREAIARYMAGVRDDAPWCPWNIEFIRRVNGLQSVEDVHRTVFDAEYLVLGLGDVYLGAPVATPLDPRHRLVTTKYNPARTWTAENSVGIGGAYLCVYGMEGPGGYQFVGRTTQVWSGWQQRGAFEPGSPWLLRFFDRIKWYPVSAEELLELRADIVSGRFVPRIEEGVFSLAEYEAFLTGNAAAIAGFRARQQAAFAAERAAWEASGEFARAETTTVPAARSEVTVPPGGRLVEADFAASVWQVNVEPGDEVTAGQPLLALEAMKMESRVHAPVDAVVTELLTKPGAQVEAGTPLLVLAPLQPTAP
- a CDS encoding DEAD/DEAH box helicase → MIVLLSVAPGTLESTMTEDLSPAERYAAARRRAAEQATALASFREMYDFGLDPFQIEACESLEAGKGVLVAAPTGSGKTIVGEFAVHLALKQGKKCFYTTPIKALSNQKYNDLCRRYGTQKVGLLTGDNSVNSDAPIVVMTTEVLRNMLYAGSQTLLGLGYVVMDEVHYLSDRFRGAVWEEVIIHLPESVTLVSLSATVSNAEEFGDWLDTVRGDTEVIVSEHRPVPLFQHVLAGRRMYDLFEEGEGHRKAVNPDLTRLARMEASRPMFQDRRRGRAMREADRERERRQRARVWTPSRPEVIERLDAEGLLPAITFIFSRAACEAAVQQCLYAGLRLNDEESREQVRALVEERTASIPPEDLHVLGYYEWLEGLERGIAAHHAGMLPTFKEVVEELFVRGLVKAVFATETLALGINMPARSVVLEKLVKWNGEQHADITPGEYTQLTGRAGRRGIDVEGHAVVLWQRGMSPEHLAGLAGTRTYPLRSSFKPSYNMAVNLVEQFGRHRSRELLETSFAQFQADKSVVGISRQVQRNEEGLEGYKEAMTCHLGDFEEYARLRRQLTDRETELARQGAAQRRAEAVVALEKLKPGDIIHVPTGKYAGLALVLDPGLPAGRSNGHRGLEYQDGPRPLVLTAERQVKRLAAIDFPVPVEPLERMRIPKSFNPRSPQSRRDLASALRTKAGHIPPERHRKRRSQAADDREIARLRSALRAHPCHGCNDREDHARWAERYHRLLRDTKQLEHRIEGRTNTIARTFDRIVALLTELDYLRGNEVTEHGKRLARLYGELDLLASECLRERVWEGLAPAELAACVSALVYEARVGDDAMAPKLPSGKAKAALGEMVRIWGRLDALEEEFRINQTEGVGQREPDLGFAWAAYMWASGKGLDEVLNEAEMPAGDFVRWCKQVIDVLGQIAAASPVEGSTVGKAARKAVDQLLRGVVAYSSVG